A single genomic interval of Nonomuraea rubra harbors:
- a CDS encoding DNA translocase FtsK, translating to MATRTPKSASKGPAKRSTSSRSTPAKRGAASAGRPRAKGAATGRKPSMTHQDPISWVFTMIGRLIVGLWMLFANGLGSAARALGKNARELDPAHRRDGVGLTVLAGAIVLAAMTWRNSEGAVAGVVNAAVRGVFGSLAWALPLLLGLLAWRYLRHPDQNADTGRMVIGWAALMVGVLGVIHVANGTPYPAGQGQGMDKVSQAGGMVGFIVSAPPMSILPPWVTIPLLLLLSGFGVLVITATPVHRIPERLAELRHMLFERHSETDAPKPAARKRVRTKKPEEGEDGVKPYDTPVIAEKDKKGDHSPEIVPGLTDEEETPAPEPERRPEPPEPTPAPRKVEQLVLSPQAGPYSLPDLQYLKPGTAPKPQTKANTTVVNALTSVLEQFSIDAQVIGFTRGPTVTRYEIELGPAVKVEKVTALTKNIAYAVKSADVRILSPIPGKSAIGVEIPNADKDLVALGDVLRAQVAQADHHPMIVGLGKDVEGRTIVANLAKMPHLLIAGATGAGKSVCVNGLITSILMRATPDEVRMVLVDPKRVELSVYEGIPHLITPIITNPKKAAEALEWVVGEMDRRYDDLAASGFRHVDEFNKAVRAGKLQPPPGSERVYQPYPYLLVIVDELADLMMVAPRDVEDSIVRITQLARAAGIHLVIATQRPSVDVVTGLIKANVPSRLAFAVSSLTDSRVILDQPGADKLVGQGDALFLPMGASKPIRIQNAFVSEKEIAEIVSHCKEQMQVEYREDVAAAPVKKEIDEDIGDDLDLLIQAAELIVTTQFGSTSMLQRKLRVGFAKAGRLMDLLESRNVVGPSEGSKAREVLVKPDDLPGLLADLRGE from the coding sequence ATGGCCACCCGTACGCCGAAAAGCGCATCGAAGGGGCCGGCGAAGCGGTCGACCTCGTCCCGTTCGACCCCCGCCAAGCGCGGGGCCGCGTCGGCGGGACGACCCAGGGCGAAGGGAGCCGCCACCGGCCGTAAGCCCTCGATGACCCACCAGGACCCGATCAGCTGGGTCTTCACCATGATCGGCAGGCTGATCGTCGGCCTGTGGATGTTGTTCGCCAACGGCCTCGGCAGCGCGGCGCGGGCCCTGGGCAAGAACGCCAGGGAGCTCGATCCGGCGCACCGGCGCGACGGGGTGGGCCTGACGGTGCTGGCCGGCGCGATCGTGCTGGCGGCCATGACGTGGCGCAACTCCGAGGGGGCGGTGGCCGGCGTGGTCAACGCCGCCGTGCGCGGCGTGTTCGGCTCGCTGGCGTGGGCGCTGCCGCTGCTGCTCGGGCTGCTGGCCTGGCGTTACCTGCGCCATCCCGACCAGAACGCCGACACGGGGCGCATGGTGATCGGCTGGGCGGCGCTGATGGTGGGCGTGCTCGGCGTGATCCACGTGGCCAACGGCACGCCGTACCCGGCCGGGCAGGGCCAGGGCATGGACAAGGTGTCGCAGGCCGGCGGCATGGTCGGGTTCATCGTGTCGGCGCCGCCGATGAGCATCCTGCCTCCATGGGTGACGATCCCGCTGCTGCTGCTCCTGTCCGGGTTCGGGGTGCTGGTGATCACCGCCACGCCCGTGCACCGGATCCCCGAGCGGCTGGCCGAGCTGAGGCACATGCTGTTCGAACGGCACTCCGAGACGGACGCGCCCAAGCCCGCCGCCCGGAAGCGGGTCAGGACGAAGAAGCCCGAAGAGGGCGAGGACGGCGTCAAGCCGTACGACACGCCGGTGATCGCGGAGAAGGACAAGAAGGGCGACCACTCGCCGGAGATCGTGCCGGGGCTGACCGACGAGGAGGAGACGCCCGCTCCCGAGCCTGAGAGGCGTCCTGAGCCGCCGGAGCCGACGCCCGCGCCCCGGAAGGTCGAGCAGCTCGTCCTGTCGCCGCAGGCGGGCCCGTACAGCCTGCCCGACCTGCAGTACCTCAAGCCGGGCACCGCGCCCAAGCCGCAGACCAAGGCCAACACGACCGTGGTGAACGCGCTGACCAGCGTGCTGGAGCAGTTCAGCATCGACGCGCAGGTGATCGGGTTCACCCGGGGCCCGACGGTCACCCGCTACGAGATCGAGCTCGGGCCCGCGGTGAAGGTGGAGAAGGTCACCGCGCTCACCAAGAACATCGCCTACGCCGTGAAGTCCGCGGACGTCCGCATCCTGTCGCCGATCCCCGGCAAGTCGGCCATCGGGGTGGAGATCCCGAACGCGGACAAGGACCTGGTGGCGCTCGGCGACGTGCTGCGCGCCCAGGTGGCGCAGGCCGACCACCACCCGATGATCGTCGGCCTGGGCAAGGACGTCGAGGGCCGCACGATCGTCGCGAACCTCGCCAAGATGCCCCACCTGCTCATCGCGGGCGCCACCGGCGCCGGTAAGTCGGTCTGCGTCAACGGCCTGATCACGTCCATCCTGATGCGCGCCACCCCCGACGAGGTGCGGATGGTGCTGGTCGACCCCAAGCGGGTCGAGCTCAGCGTGTACGAGGGCATCCCCCACCTCATCACCCCCATCATCACGAACCCGAAGAAGGCCGCCGAGGCCCTCGAATGGGTCGTGGGCGAGATGGACCGGCGCTACGACGACCTGGCGGCGTCGGGGTTCCGGCACGTGGACGAGTTCAACAAGGCCGTGCGGGCGGGCAAGCTGCAGCCGCCGCCGGGCAGCGAGCGGGTCTACCAGCCGTACCCGTACCTGCTGGTGATCGTGGACGAGCTGGCCGACCTCATGATGGTGGCCCCGCGCGACGTCGAGGACTCGATCGTGCGCATCACCCAGCTCGCCCGGGCGGCGGGCATCCACCTGGTGATCGCCACGCAGCGGCCCTCCGTGGACGTCGTCACCGGCCTGATCAAGGCGAACGTGCCGTCCAGGCTCGCCTTCGCCGTCTCCAGCCTCACCGACTCGCGGGTCATCCTGGACCAGCCGGGCGCCGACAAGCTGGTCGGCCAGGGTGACGCGCTGTTCCTGCCCATGGGGGCCAGCAAGCCGATCCGCATCCAGAACGCGTTCGTCTCGGAGAAGGAGATCGCCGAGATCGTCTCGCACTGCAAGGAGCAGATGCAGGTCGAGTACCGCGAGGACGTGGCGGCGGCGCCGGTCAAGAAGGAGATCGACGAGGACATCGGCGACGACCTCGACCTGCTGATCCAGGCGGCCGAGCTGATCGTGACCACGCAGTTCGGCTCGACCTCCATGCTCCAGCGCAAGCTGCGGGTCGGCTTCGCCAAGGCGGGCCGGCTGATGGACCTGCTGGAGAGCCGGAACGTGGTGGGCCCGAGCGAGGGCTCCAAGGCGCGCGAGGTGCTCGTGAAGCCCGACGATCTGCCGGGTTTGCTGGCGGATCTGCGTGGCGAATGA
- a CDS encoding response regulator codes for MNRQVKILLVDDNEESLIALEAVLRPLQQLLFKARSGPEAMKLMLRHDFAVVLLDVLMPGMDGFETATHIKRLDQTRDVPIIFLTGTEPSSGAAFRGYAVGAVDYLTKPFDPWVLRSKVAVFMELFRKSAVLMEQAALLAQLVSDNEALAGFAQRLGAVETRLDGLAEGAAGDEGLREAVKDLADRVAAMQTAFEAVSTLRARE; via the coding sequence ATGAACCGGCAGGTCAAGATCCTTCTGGTGGACGACAACGAGGAGAGCCTGATCGCGCTGGAGGCCGTGCTCAGGCCGCTGCAGCAGCTGCTGTTCAAGGCCAGGTCGGGTCCGGAGGCGATGAAGCTGATGCTGCGCCACGACTTCGCGGTCGTCCTGCTCGACGTGCTCATGCCCGGCATGGACGGCTTCGAGACCGCCACCCACATCAAGCGGCTCGACCAGACCCGCGACGTGCCGATCATCTTCCTGACCGGCACCGAGCCCAGCTCGGGCGCGGCCTTCCGCGGGTACGCGGTCGGCGCCGTCGACTACCTCACCAAGCCGTTCGACCCGTGGGTGCTGCGCTCGAAGGTGGCGGTGTTCATGGAGCTGTTCAGGAAGAGCGCGGTGCTGATGGAGCAGGCGGCGCTGCTCGCCCAGCTCGTCAGCGACAACGAGGCCCTGGCGGGGTTCGCGCAGCGGCTGGGGGCGGTCGAGACGCGCCTGGACGGGCTGGCGGAGGGCGCCGCCGGCGACGAGGGGTTGCGGGAGGCGGTCAAGGACCTGGCCGACCGGGTGGCCGCCATGCAGACCGCCTTCGAGGCCGTCTCGACGCTCCGGGCCAGGGAATGA